CGCCTGCTCGCGCAACTCTCCCTGCCCCTGGCCAAACGCATCGCGCCGGAGTTGGCGGAAGTGGACAAGGCGCTGGCCGAGATGTTGGCCAAAGTACCGAAAAACGGCAACAGCGAGGGTAACCGCAACCTGCTGCAACAGCTCTCGCTCCTCTCGGCACGGCTGGAAACATGGCGCGCGGAAACCAATCACCGCTTTTCCGCCACCCGCGCCTACCACGAACTGGTGCTCACGCGCCTGACCAACATCAGGGAAGAGCCTATGGGCGGCTACATGACCTTCGCCGAGTTCATGAGCCGCCGCCTCAATCCCGGCCTACGCACCTGCGAAGCGGTGCAGGGCTGGATGGAAGACCTGTCGCGCCGCATTGAACGCGCCGGCGACATGATGCGCACCAGCGTCAACCTGACCCTCCAGGATCAGAACAAAAGCCTGCTGGCCTCCATGAACCGTCGCGGACGCCTGCAATTTCGCCTGCAGGAAACCGTCGAGGGCCTGTCCGTGGCGGCCATCAGTTACTACCTGGTCGGCCTTCTCGGTTATCTCCTCGACGGTCTGCCGCTGGACGCCCTGGGGATGGAAAAGAAAACCGCCGTGGCGATTCTGGTGTTGCCGGTGATATTTCTGGTGTGGTGGCTGATCCGGCGCATCAAGCACCGGCTGATCAAAGAGCCGCTGTGTGAAAAAGAGCAGGAATGAAGAACTGAAAAAGCGCAGAATCAAAGCCGCAGTCGGAATTTCTGACGAAAAAACATCAACTTGTCGGATTTTCTTACAAACCAAGCCTGCCACGCAAGTTGGAATCTCCGCAGAATTTTCCACAAGTAGCCGTCAGCGTTGCAGAAAACGATATTCCTTGAGGTCTTGGCGTCACTCTTGCTTTAATGAACCGCAACTATTCAACTGCAACGTCCGACAGTGCCGCAGGGCGCGGCGATTGAGTGCTGCGGCAAATGTCTGAGCCGCAGGCGCGTTTTTGCCGCACGCGATGCCGCCACGGCCTGCGGCGCGCATGCTGAACAGTTACGGACACCAAGAGTTTTGAATTTCGTTCTGAAAGGATGTGCAATTTTGAAATTGATACCCCTGCGCACCACACGAAAACCGCAGGGCAGAAGTAAGGAACGCTCAAACCACTTTTCCGAGCGACGCAAGCGCCTGCTCCATCTTCTGCTGCGCGACCTGATTCCGACCATCCTGATCCTGCTATTCGTCGGCTGGCTTAGCCTGCAAGCCGCCGCGCTGATCAACAAGGTCAAACCTGAAAATCACCTGCAGCCACAAAACACCAGCCGCCCCTGATCCCCTCTTTCTACGCCTGCCGTCCGGCAATGACCGCCTGCCCCAAGGCCAGGCCGCCGTCATTGGGCGGCACCAGGGAATGCGTGACGACGGTAAAACCATCCTCTTCAAGAAGTGCAAGGGTTTTCTCTGTCAGGTAGCGGTTCTGAAAAACCCCACCGGACAAGGCCGCCAGAGTCAACCCGCTGGCCGTACGCAGCCTGCGACAAACAGCGCGCACCATGACAGCCAGAGTGTTGTGAAACCTGGCGCTCAGGATACCGATGGGCACCCTGCCCTCCAGATCAAGAACCAACGCGCGAATCAGCGGAGCGGGATCCAGCACCAGGGATTCTTCCCCCTGCTGCAAAGCAAAGGGGTAGACAGCCTCCTCCCCCGCACTGATGACCTGCTCCAACTCCAACGCCGCCTGCCCTTCGTAACTGACCTTTTGCCGCAGACCGATGAGAGCGGCCACCGCGTCGAACAGCCGCCCACAACTCGAGGTGAGGGGACAGTTGATGCCGCGCGCGATCATCTGCTGCAACAGGCGCACATCCCTGGCGTCCATGGCGGCGAGAAACGGCAGAGGCGGAAACTCCGCGCCATACGCGTGGGTCAGGGCGCTCACCGCCATGCGCCAGGGTTCGCGGGTGGCCGCGTCGCCACCGGGCATGGGCAGATAGGCGAAATGCGCGCCGCGGCGAAAGCCTTCGGCATTCCCCATCAAGAATTCTCCTCCCCAGATGTGCCCGTCGCTGCCGTAGCCGATGCCGTCGAAAATCACGCCGATGGCCGGCTCATCGCGGCCGTTTTCGGCAAGACAGCTGACCAGGTGGGCATGATGGTGCTGCACGGCGATGCGCCGCACTCCGGGCAATTCCTCGGCAAAGCGGGTGGAGAGATAGTCGGGATGCAGGTCGTGCGCGACCACCCGCGGCTGCACACTGAGAATGTCTTGCAGATGCGTCACCGTATGCTCCAGACCGCGCAGCACCTCGAGATTTTTCAGATCACCGATGTGCTGACTGAGAAAAGCGCGGTTCTCCTGGGTGATGCACACGGTGTTCTTGAGTTCGGCGCCCAGGGCCAGCACCGGCGGCTGCTCCTGGGGCAAAAAAATACCGCGCGGCACATAGCCGCGCGAACGGCGCATGAGCACCGCCCTGCCTGCCATGACGCGGGCGATGGAATCATCGGTACGGGTATGGATGCGCCGGTTGTGCAGCAGGTAGGCATCGGCGATGCCGCCCAAGCGCGCAAAAGCCTCGGCATCCTCAAAAACGATGGGTTCGTCGCTGAGGTTGGCGCTGGTCATGACCAGGGCGGTGAAGTGTTCATCCAGCAACAGGTAATGCAGAGGCGTGTAGGGCAGCATCACGCCGAAAAAACGGTTGCGCGGCGCCACCCGGGGCGACAAGGGGTGGTCGTCGCGGCGGCGCACCAGCACGATGGGCCGCTCCACCCCGGCAAGCAGGCGCTGCTCGGCCTCATTGACTCGCGCATACAGGCCCACCTGGTCGAGATCGCGCGACATGAGGGCAAAGGGCTTTTCGTCGCGCGCCTTGCGTCTGCGCAATTCGGCCACCGCCTCGTCGTTGGAGGCATCCGCCACCAGGTGATAGCCGCCCAGACCCTTGACGGCGAGGATACGGCCTTGGCGCAAAAGTTCGACGGCGTGCCGCGCGGGGTCGGCCACCTCCAGCTTGCGACCTTGCCGATCGTGGAACGAGAGGCGCGGCCCGCACGCCGCACAGGCGTTGGGCTGGGCGTGAAAGCGCCGCGAAGACGGATCTTCGTATTCGGCGCGGCAGTCCTCGCACAGGGGAAAATCGCGCATGGTGGTGTGCGGCCGATCGTAAGGCACGCCGGTGACGATGGTATAGCGCGGCCCGCAGTTGGTGCAGTTGATAAACGGATAGCGAAAGCGCCGGTCGGCGGGGTCGAACAACTCGCGCAGGCAATCGTCGCAAACAAAGGTATCGGGGGATATCTGGGCTTTGCGCTCGCGGTCGCGGACGCTCGCGCGGATGACGAACGCCTCCTCAACCTCTACAGGGCAGTCCCGAACGTCAAAGCGGGTGATCACAGCCAGGGGTGGTGCCTGGGTGCGCACCTGCCCTGCAAACGCCGCCAGGTTGGGCGCCGCACCCTGTGCCTCGATGCTCACCCCGCGACTGTCGTTGAGCACCCAACCCGTCAGATTCCAGCGTCGGGCAAGCTGATAAACGAAGGGACGAAACCCCACGCCCTGCACGATGCCCTCGATGTCAATGCGGTTACGTTTCATTTTTTGTATCTATCCACCTGGTGTAGGGGGTCGCAACTCCCATGGCGAGGGTGTCCGGCGACCATGGACGGCGCATTCATGATGACACAAAAAAGGCCGGATTTGAAAGGCGCAAAGCCTTCGCCCCTGTCCGTCACATCCAGCGCAGCTGTCATATCTGACGGAATAAGCGAAAAACAGACGACATATTTATTAAATGAGATCTGGCTGTTTTAAAAATGGCTGCTAAAATATGACACATGAAAAACCAACCCAAACCAGACAGGCCGGATCAAGTATCCGAAAAAACGGCCCCGCGCGCTGAGTCCTCCACGCAGGACGATCCGCGCTTTGCCATTGTCGGTATCGGCGCGTCCGCCGGCGGACTCGAAGCGCTGGAGAAGTTCCTGCGCCAGGTCCCTCAAAACAGCGGCTTGGCCTTTGTGATTATCCAGCACCTGGACCCAACCCACAAATGCATGATGCCTGAATTGCTGCAGCGCGAGACTGCGATGAAAGTGTTTGAGGTCCGGGATCGCATGCGCGTTAAACCAAACTGCGTCTATGTGATTCCACCCAATAAGGACATGTCCATTCTGCACGGCGTGCTGCATCTGTTCGAACCGACAACCGCCCGCGGACTGCGCCTGCCCATCGATTTCTTTCTGCGCTCCCTGGCTGAAGACCTGCAGGAAGGCAGCATCGGCGTCATCCTTTCGGGCATGGGCTCCGACGGCACCCTGGGCCTGAAAGCCATCAAGGAAAAGGCCGGAGTGGTCCTGGTGCAGGAGCCTGCCTCGGCCAAGTTCGACAGCATGCCGCGCAGCGCTATTGCCGCAGGCCTGGCCGACCTGGTGGCTCCGGCGGAAGAGTTGCCCGCAAAAATTCTCGAATATCTGCACCTTGACCAGGTTCTCGCCAGGAGCGAGACCCCCCTGGAAGAGAAAGACCAGAGCGCCCTCGAGAAAGTCGTGATCCTGCTGCGGACCAAGACCGGCCAGGATTTCTCCCTGTACAAAAAGAGCACCGTCTATCGGCGCATCGAACGGCGCATGATCATTCACCAGATCAGCAAGATCGCCGATTATGTCCGCTACCTGGAGAAAAACCCCCAGGAAGTAAAACTGCTCTTCAAAGAGCTGCTGATCGGGGTCACCAACTTTTTTCGCGACCCGCCGGCCTGGGAGCTTTTACAGTCCAAGGCGATCCCCGCGCTGCTCAAGGAACACCCGGCCGGTGGGACGCTGAGAGCCTGGTCGGTGGGCTGTTCCAGCGGCGAAGAGGCTTATAGCCTGGCCATCGCTTTCACCGAGGCCATCGAGCAGCTCAAACCTGAGGCCGACTACACCCTGCAGATCTTTGCCACCGATCTCGACCAGGACGCCATCGACAAGGCACGTCTGGGGTATTACCCAAACAACATCGCCGCGGACCTGTCCGACGAGCGCCTGCGCCGGTTTTTCATTCAGGAAGAAAATGGCTACCGCATCGGCAAGAAAATCCGCGCGATGGTCACCTTCGCGACCCAGAACGTCATCATGGATCCCCCCTTTACCAAACTCGACATTCTGACCTGCCGCAACCTTTTGATCTATCTGATGCCGGAGTTGCAGAAAAAGATCCTGCCGCTCTTTCACTACAGCCTCAAACCGGGCGGGCTGCTGTTTCTGGGCAATGCGGAAACGGTGAGCGCCTGCCCAGAACTTTTTACCCCCCTGAACCTCAAATTTCGGCTGTTTCAGCGCCGCGAATCGGTCCTGCCGCTGGGACAGATCTACTTTCCCGCCTCATCCGTACCCTCTGCCCCGGAAAATGCCAAGGAGTCCACCAAGGTGAAACCAGCCTCCAATCTTCAAGCGCTTGCAGACGAGCTGCTTCTGCAACACTTCTCTCCGCCGGCCGTGCTTGTCAACAACAAAGGCGACATCCTCTATATCAGCGGGCGCACGGGCAAGTATCTGGAACCTGCGGCCGGCAAGGCCAACTGGAATATTTTTGCCATGGCCCGTGAAGGGCTGCGTTTTGAGCTGGGCATCTCGTTCCATAAAGTCCTGCGGCAAAAAGAGGCGATCATCCTCAAAAATATCAAGGTCGGTACCAACGGTGGC
The nucleotide sequence above comes from Geoalkalibacter ferrihydriticus DSM 17813. Encoded proteins:
- a CDS encoding chemotaxis protein CheB, with protein sequence MKNQPKPDRPDQVSEKTAPRAESSTQDDPRFAIVGIGASAGGLEALEKFLRQVPQNSGLAFVIIQHLDPTHKCMMPELLQRETAMKVFEVRDRMRVKPNCVYVIPPNKDMSILHGVLHLFEPTTARGLRLPIDFFLRSLAEDLQEGSIGVILSGMGSDGTLGLKAIKEKAGVVLVQEPASAKFDSMPRSAIAAGLADLVAPAEELPAKILEYLHLDQVLARSETPLEEKDQSALEKVVILLRTKTGQDFSLYKKSTVYRRIERRMIIHQISKIADYVRYLEKNPQEVKLLFKELLIGVTNFFRDPPAWELLQSKAIPALLKEHPAGGTLRAWSVGCSSGEEAYSLAIAFTEAIEQLKPEADYTLQIFATDLDQDAIDKARLGYYPNNIAADLSDERLRRFFIQEENGYRIGKKIRAMVTFATQNVIMDPPFTKLDILTCRNLLIYLMPELQKKILPLFHYSLKPGGLLFLGNAETVSACPELFTPLNLKFRLFQRRESVLPLGQIYFPASSVPSAPENAKESTKVKPASNLQALADELLLQHFSPPAVLVNNKGDILYISGRTGKYLEPAAGKANWNIFAMAREGLRFELGISFHKVLRQKEAIILKNIKVGTNGGSQTLDVTLKTIEEPEALQGMVMIVFHDVPEPPSKKLRGRAAGPAAANARVVELEQETQKLREELHTTREEMHSSQEELKSTNEELQSTNEELQSTNEELTTSKEEMQSMNEELQTVNAEQQSKMDELTRTEDDLRNLLNSTEIITVFLDKELHVRRFTEGAKKIFKLLPGDVGRPLSDITSDLLYSEMSEDAQEVLRSLSVSEKQIETTDGRWFLVRIMPYRTMDDVIGGVVITYTNITEAKTTEKKLREEIEQLKHRLEGGS
- a CDS encoding DUF3422 family protein, which gives rise to MSEYFCLPFSTHPLRNSLYDELHARPFQLIGTPQQISHLAFAAEPREIDEAFGLVCDLCRRYSVNQPNAETVSYFQDFGEFAVRWERHMEFYSLTFMRGAGPEGEPFEHPVIRMLPGDWMAMLPGQAIAAFHVVVAGEEISMERDPVHRWFEGQRLIMSRPAQGKAVVCTAFRLHSDGFGRFVVQNQGVTDYQMGRLVQRVIEMETYRLLAQLSLPLAKRIAPELAEVDKALAEMLAKVPKNGNSEGNRNLLQQLSLLSARLETWRAETNHRFSATRAYHELVLTRLTNIREEPMGGYMTFAEFMSRRLNPGLRTCEAVQGWMEDLSRRIERAGDMMRTSVNLTLQDQNKSLLASMNRRGRLQFRLQETVEGLSVAAISYYLVGLLGYLLDGLPLDALGMEKKTAVAILVLPVIFLVWWLIRRIKHRLIKEPLCEKEQE
- the hypF gene encoding carbamoyltransferase HypF, translating into MKRNRIDIEGIVQGVGFRPFVYQLARRWNLTGWVLNDSRGVSIEAQGAAPNLAAFAGQVRTQAPPLAVITRFDVRDCPVEVEEAFVIRASVRDRERKAQISPDTFVCDDCLRELFDPADRRFRYPFINCTNCGPRYTIVTGVPYDRPHTTMRDFPLCEDCRAEYEDPSSRRFHAQPNACAACGPRLSFHDRQGRKLEVADPARHAVELLRQGRILAVKGLGGYHLVADASNDEAVAELRRRKARDEKPFALMSRDLDQVGLYARVNEAEQRLLAGVERPIVLVRRRDDHPLSPRVAPRNRFFGVMLPYTPLHYLLLDEHFTALVMTSANLSDEPIVFEDAEAFARLGGIADAYLLHNRRIHTRTDDSIARVMAGRAVLMRRSRGYVPRGIFLPQEQPPVLALGAELKNTVCITQENRAFLSQHIGDLKNLEVLRGLEHTVTHLQDILSVQPRVVAHDLHPDYLSTRFAEELPGVRRIAVQHHHAHLVSCLAENGRDEPAIGVIFDGIGYGSDGHIWGGEFLMGNAEGFRRGAHFAYLPMPGGDAATREPWRMAVSALTHAYGAEFPPLPFLAAMDARDVRLLQQMIARGINCPLTSSCGRLFDAVAALIGLRQKVSYEGQAALELEQVISAGEEAVYPFALQQGEESLVLDPAPLIRALVLDLEGRVPIGILSARFHNTLAVMVRAVCRRLRTASGLTLAALSGGVFQNRYLTEKTLALLEEDGFTVVTHSLVPPNDGGLALGQAVIAGRQA